In Oryzias latipes chromosome 15, ASM223467v1, the following proteins share a genomic window:
- the LOC101155794 gene encoding heparan-alpha-glucosaminide N-acetyltransferase isoform X1, with the protein MHTPHPTEPNMSGSAVCVLTFGRGYMAVSGIKTSSRTGAFCSRNIMDSGRALCAVLAALLLISSGSAGTIQTALKINQALLTFHNQLTEEVQVSFTSDYCYKCLFQHLASVTPNNNNASVIISTQFSLTVQVESGGGSSTLCRWRQTYQEGGHYSVWIQARDHLVNHTCSHSTDRPPHNVYLPIIAAALLLAATALLFVVVPLIHRRRGAFLRAACCQDPQNSVDDDGAPETAVVAADSRGTRPARLLSLDTFRGFALTVMVFVNYGGGGYWFFEHAPWNGLTVADLVMPWFVFIMGTSVVLAFSSMQRRGVGRRQLLGKITWRTVVLMLLGFCFLNYSPRDGPLSWSWLRIPGVLQRLAFTYFVLSLLQTFWGRKAIPESENHWWNPVQDVVLFWPQWLLIFLLETLWLCITFLMPVPNCPTGYLGAGGIGDHGLYPNCTGGAAGSIDRWMFGDNMYRYPTCKKLYRTEQPYDPEGVLGTINSIVMGFLGMQEAPASPCCGPSASQLPSVTPSGCCPDVSDGDGVTYNHLACGKPPCQSSRIAEFPGGSALSPSVSELETTRQAGKIIVFYKRKSGHILWRYLTWAVILGISAAILSKCTRDGGFIPVNKNLWSLSYVTCTGALSFLLLGGMYFLIDVRGWWGGQPFLYPGMNSILVYVGHSLLGFYFPFSWNMRFQDSHWEFLFQGVWGTSLWVLAAYLLYRKAFFLRI; encoded by the exons ATGCACACACCACATCCGACGGAGCCCAACATGAGCGGTTCTGCTGTGTGCGTTTTGACCTTTGGCCGCGGTTATATGGCTGTGAGCGGTATAAAGACGAGCTCCAGGACGGGCGCTTTCTGCTCCCGGAACATCATGGACTCCGGCAGAGCTCTGTGTGCCGTTCTGGCTGCGCTCCTCCTGATCTCCAGCGGCTCTGCAGGAACCATCCAAACAG CTCTGAAGATCAACCAGGCTTTGCTGACGTTTCACAATCAGCTGACTGAAGAAGTGCAGGTTTCCTTCACATCTGACTACTGCTACAAG TGTTTGTTCCAGCATTTGGCCTCCGTGAcgcccaacaacaacaacgctTCCGTCATCATCAGCACTCAGTTCAGCCTGACTGTACAGGTGGAGTCAGGAGGCGGGAGCTCCACTCTGTGCAG GTGGAGGCAGACGTACCAGGAAGGAGGCCATTACTCCGTTTGGATCCAGGCTCGGGATCACCTGGTCAACCACACCTGCAGTCATTCTACAGATCGACCTCCACACAACGTGTATCTAC CGATCATAGCTGCAGCTCTCCTATTGGCTGCAACTGCTCTCCTGTTTGTGGTGGTGCCGCTCATCCACAG GCGGCGTGGGGCGTTCCTCAGGGCGGCTTGCTGCCAGGACCCCCAGAACTCTGTGGATGAT GACGGAGCCCCTGAAACGGCGGTGGTGGCGGCGGACAGCAGAGGAACCCGGCCAGCACGCCTCCTCTCCCTGGACACTTTCCGAGG GTTTGCCCTCACCGTGATGGTGTTTGTGAACTACGGCGGTGGAGGTTACTGGTTCTTTGAGCACGCTCCCTGGAACG GTTTGACGGTGGCAGATCTGGTCATGCCGTG GTTTGTGTTTATCATGGGGACCTCGGTGGTTTTGGCTTTCAGCTCCATGCAGAGGCGAGGAGTCGGCCGCCGGCAGCTGCTGGGAAAGATCACCTGGAGAACAGTTGTGCTGATGCTGCTGGGCTTCTGCTTTCTCAACTATTCTCCAAGAGATGGACCAC TGTCCTGGTCCTGGCTGAGGATCCCTGGAGTGCTGCAGCGTCTGGCCTTCACCTACTTTGTTCTGTCTCTCCTGCAGACTTTTTGGGGCCGGAAAGCCATCCCAGAGAGTGAG AACCACTGGTGGAATCCCGTCCAGGATGTGGTCCTGTTTTGGCCGCAGTGGCTGCTGATCTTTCTGCTGGAGACTCTGTGGCTTTGCATCACGTTCCTCATGCCCGTGCCCAACTGTCCCAC AGGGTATCTGGGAGCAGGAGGAATCGGAGACCATGGCCTTTATCCAAACTGCactgggggggcagcaggatCCATCGACAGATGGATGTTTGGTGATAACATGTACAGATACCCCACCTGTAAA AAGCTGTATCGGACAGAGCAGCCTTACGATCCAGAGGGAGTTTTGGGAACCATCAACTCCATTGTGATGGGATTTCTGGGAATGCAG GAAGCTCCAGCTTCTCCTTGTTGTGGTCCTTCTGCCTCACAGCTGCCCTCCGTCACTCCTAGTGGCTGTTGCCCCGACGTCTCTGATGGCGACGGAGTCACTTATAACCATTTGGCCTGTGGGAAGCCGCCATGCCAAAGCAGCCGCATTGCTGAATTCCCCGGGGGGTCGGCTCTGAGCCCTTCAGTCAGCGAGTTGGAGACGACACGCCAG GCAGGAAAAATCATTGTTTTCTACAAGAGGAAGAGCGGCCACATCCTCTGGCGGTACCTGACCTGGGCTGTCATCTTG GGAATCTCAGCAGCCATCCTTTCTAAGTGCACACGAGACGGAGGATTTATACCTGTCAATAAAAACCTTTG GTCGCTGTCCTATGTGACGTGTACGGGCGCTCTGTCTTTCCTGCTGCTTGGAGGCATGTATTTCCTCATCGACGTCCGGGGCTGGTGGGGAGGACAGCCTTTCCTTTATCCAG GGATGAACTCCATCTTGGTGTACGTCGGACACTCCCTGCTGGGCTTCTACTTCCCGTTCAGCTGGAATATGCGTTTCCAGGACAGCCACTGGGAATTCCTGTTCCAGGGCGTGTGGGGAACGTCCCTGTGGGTGCTGGCCGCCTACCTGCTCTACAGGAAGGCCTTCTTCCTCAGAATATGA
- the LOC101155794 gene encoding heparan-alpha-glucosaminide N-acetyltransferase isoform X3 has product MHTPHPTEPNMSGSAVCVLTFGRGYMAVSGIKTSSRTGAFCSRNIMDSGRALCAVLAALLLISSGSAGTIQTALKINQALLTFHNQLTEEVQVSFTSDYCYKCLFQHLASVTPNNNNASVIISTQFSLTVQVESGGGSSTLCRWRQTYQEGGHYSVWIQARDHLVNHTCSHSTDRPPHNVYLPIIAAALLLAATALLFVVVPLIHRRRGAFLRAACCQDPQNSVDDDGAPETAVVAADSRGTRPARLLSLDTFRGFALTVMVFVNYGGGGYWFFEHAPWNGLTVADLVMPWFVFIMGTSVVLAFSSMQRRGVGRRQLLGKITWRTVVLMLLGFCFLNYSPRDGPLSWSWLRIPGVLQRLAFTYFVLSLLQTFWGRKAIPESENHWWNPVQDVVLFWPQWLLIFLLETLWLCITFLMPVPNCPTGYLGAGGIGDHGLYPNCTGGAAGSIDRWMFGDNMYRYPTCKKLYRTEQPYDPEGVLGTINSIVMGFLGMQAGKIIVFYKRKSGHILWRYLTWAVILGISAAILSKCTRDGGFIPVNKNLWSLSYVTCTGALSFLLLGGMYFLIDVRGWWGGQPFLYPGMNSILVYVGHSLLGFYFPFSWNMRFQDSHWEFLFQGVWGTSLWVLAAYLLYRKAFFLRI; this is encoded by the exons ATGCACACACCACATCCGACGGAGCCCAACATGAGCGGTTCTGCTGTGTGCGTTTTGACCTTTGGCCGCGGTTATATGGCTGTGAGCGGTATAAAGACGAGCTCCAGGACGGGCGCTTTCTGCTCCCGGAACATCATGGACTCCGGCAGAGCTCTGTGTGCCGTTCTGGCTGCGCTCCTCCTGATCTCCAGCGGCTCTGCAGGAACCATCCAAACAG CTCTGAAGATCAACCAGGCTTTGCTGACGTTTCACAATCAGCTGACTGAAGAAGTGCAGGTTTCCTTCACATCTGACTACTGCTACAAG TGTTTGTTCCAGCATTTGGCCTCCGTGAcgcccaacaacaacaacgctTCCGTCATCATCAGCACTCAGTTCAGCCTGACTGTACAGGTGGAGTCAGGAGGCGGGAGCTCCACTCTGTGCAG GTGGAGGCAGACGTACCAGGAAGGAGGCCATTACTCCGTTTGGATCCAGGCTCGGGATCACCTGGTCAACCACACCTGCAGTCATTCTACAGATCGACCTCCACACAACGTGTATCTAC CGATCATAGCTGCAGCTCTCCTATTGGCTGCAACTGCTCTCCTGTTTGTGGTGGTGCCGCTCATCCACAG GCGGCGTGGGGCGTTCCTCAGGGCGGCTTGCTGCCAGGACCCCCAGAACTCTGTGGATGAT GACGGAGCCCCTGAAACGGCGGTGGTGGCGGCGGACAGCAGAGGAACCCGGCCAGCACGCCTCCTCTCCCTGGACACTTTCCGAGG GTTTGCCCTCACCGTGATGGTGTTTGTGAACTACGGCGGTGGAGGTTACTGGTTCTTTGAGCACGCTCCCTGGAACG GTTTGACGGTGGCAGATCTGGTCATGCCGTG GTTTGTGTTTATCATGGGGACCTCGGTGGTTTTGGCTTTCAGCTCCATGCAGAGGCGAGGAGTCGGCCGCCGGCAGCTGCTGGGAAAGATCACCTGGAGAACAGTTGTGCTGATGCTGCTGGGCTTCTGCTTTCTCAACTATTCTCCAAGAGATGGACCAC TGTCCTGGTCCTGGCTGAGGATCCCTGGAGTGCTGCAGCGTCTGGCCTTCACCTACTTTGTTCTGTCTCTCCTGCAGACTTTTTGGGGCCGGAAAGCCATCCCAGAGAGTGAG AACCACTGGTGGAATCCCGTCCAGGATGTGGTCCTGTTTTGGCCGCAGTGGCTGCTGATCTTTCTGCTGGAGACTCTGTGGCTTTGCATCACGTTCCTCATGCCCGTGCCCAACTGTCCCAC AGGGTATCTGGGAGCAGGAGGAATCGGAGACCATGGCCTTTATCCAAACTGCactgggggggcagcaggatCCATCGACAGATGGATGTTTGGTGATAACATGTACAGATACCCCACCTGTAAA AAGCTGTATCGGACAGAGCAGCCTTACGATCCAGAGGGAGTTTTGGGAACCATCAACTCCATTGTGATGGGATTTCTGGGAATGCAG GCAGGAAAAATCATTGTTTTCTACAAGAGGAAGAGCGGCCACATCCTCTGGCGGTACCTGACCTGGGCTGTCATCTTG GGAATCTCAGCAGCCATCCTTTCTAAGTGCACACGAGACGGAGGATTTATACCTGTCAATAAAAACCTTTG GTCGCTGTCCTATGTGACGTGTACGGGCGCTCTGTCTTTCCTGCTGCTTGGAGGCATGTATTTCCTCATCGACGTCCGGGGCTGGTGGGGAGGACAGCCTTTCCTTTATCCAG GGATGAACTCCATCTTGGTGTACGTCGGACACTCCCTGCTGGGCTTCTACTTCCCGTTCAGCTGGAATATGCGTTTCCAGGACAGCCACTGGGAATTCCTGTTCCAGGGCGTGTGGGGAACGTCCCTGTGGGTGCTGGCCGCCTACCTGCTCTACAGGAAGGCCTTCTTCCTCAGAATATGA
- the LOC101155794 gene encoding heparan-alpha-glucosaminide N-acetyltransferase isoform X2, with protein MHTPHPTEPNMSGSAVCVLTFGRGYMAVSGIKTSSRTGAFCSRNIMDSGRALCAVLAALLLISSGSAGTIQTALKINQALLTFHNQLTEEVQVSFTSDYCYKCLFQHLASVTPNNNNASVIISTQFSLTVQVESGGGSSTLCRWRQTYQEGGHYSVWIQARDHLVNHTCSHSTDRPPHNVYLPIIAAALLLAATALLFVVVPLIHRRRGAFLRAACCQDPQNSVDDDGAPETAVVAADSRGTRPARLLSLDTFRGFALTVMVFVNYGGGGYWFFEHAPWNGLTVADLVMPWFVFIMGTSVVLAFSSMQRRGVGRRQLLGKITWRTVVLMLLGFCFLNYSPRDGPLSWSWLRIPGVLQRLAFTYFVLSLLQTFWGRKAIPESENHWWNPVQDVVLFWPQWLLIFLLETLWLCITFLMPVPNCPTGYLGAGGIGDHGLYPNCTGGAAGSIDRWMFGDNMYRYPTCKKLYRTEQPYDPEGVLGTINSIVMGFLGMQLPSVTPSGCCPDVSDGDGVTYNHLACGKPPCQSSRIAEFPGGSALSPSVSELETTRQAGKIIVFYKRKSGHILWRYLTWAVILGISAAILSKCTRDGGFIPVNKNLWSLSYVTCTGALSFLLLGGMYFLIDVRGWWGGQPFLYPGMNSILVYVGHSLLGFYFPFSWNMRFQDSHWEFLFQGVWGTSLWVLAAYLLYRKAFFLRI; from the exons ATGCACACACCACATCCGACGGAGCCCAACATGAGCGGTTCTGCTGTGTGCGTTTTGACCTTTGGCCGCGGTTATATGGCTGTGAGCGGTATAAAGACGAGCTCCAGGACGGGCGCTTTCTGCTCCCGGAACATCATGGACTCCGGCAGAGCTCTGTGTGCCGTTCTGGCTGCGCTCCTCCTGATCTCCAGCGGCTCTGCAGGAACCATCCAAACAG CTCTGAAGATCAACCAGGCTTTGCTGACGTTTCACAATCAGCTGACTGAAGAAGTGCAGGTTTCCTTCACATCTGACTACTGCTACAAG TGTTTGTTCCAGCATTTGGCCTCCGTGAcgcccaacaacaacaacgctTCCGTCATCATCAGCACTCAGTTCAGCCTGACTGTACAGGTGGAGTCAGGAGGCGGGAGCTCCACTCTGTGCAG GTGGAGGCAGACGTACCAGGAAGGAGGCCATTACTCCGTTTGGATCCAGGCTCGGGATCACCTGGTCAACCACACCTGCAGTCATTCTACAGATCGACCTCCACACAACGTGTATCTAC CGATCATAGCTGCAGCTCTCCTATTGGCTGCAACTGCTCTCCTGTTTGTGGTGGTGCCGCTCATCCACAG GCGGCGTGGGGCGTTCCTCAGGGCGGCTTGCTGCCAGGACCCCCAGAACTCTGTGGATGAT GACGGAGCCCCTGAAACGGCGGTGGTGGCGGCGGACAGCAGAGGAACCCGGCCAGCACGCCTCCTCTCCCTGGACACTTTCCGAGG GTTTGCCCTCACCGTGATGGTGTTTGTGAACTACGGCGGTGGAGGTTACTGGTTCTTTGAGCACGCTCCCTGGAACG GTTTGACGGTGGCAGATCTGGTCATGCCGTG GTTTGTGTTTATCATGGGGACCTCGGTGGTTTTGGCTTTCAGCTCCATGCAGAGGCGAGGAGTCGGCCGCCGGCAGCTGCTGGGAAAGATCACCTGGAGAACAGTTGTGCTGATGCTGCTGGGCTTCTGCTTTCTCAACTATTCTCCAAGAGATGGACCAC TGTCCTGGTCCTGGCTGAGGATCCCTGGAGTGCTGCAGCGTCTGGCCTTCACCTACTTTGTTCTGTCTCTCCTGCAGACTTTTTGGGGCCGGAAAGCCATCCCAGAGAGTGAG AACCACTGGTGGAATCCCGTCCAGGATGTGGTCCTGTTTTGGCCGCAGTGGCTGCTGATCTTTCTGCTGGAGACTCTGTGGCTTTGCATCACGTTCCTCATGCCCGTGCCCAACTGTCCCAC AGGGTATCTGGGAGCAGGAGGAATCGGAGACCATGGCCTTTATCCAAACTGCactgggggggcagcaggatCCATCGACAGATGGATGTTTGGTGATAACATGTACAGATACCCCACCTGTAAA AAGCTGTATCGGACAGAGCAGCCTTACGATCCAGAGGGAGTTTTGGGAACCATCAACTCCATTGTGATGGGATTTCTGGGAATGCAG CTGCCCTCCGTCACTCCTAGTGGCTGTTGCCCCGACGTCTCTGATGGCGACGGAGTCACTTATAACCATTTGGCCTGTGGGAAGCCGCCATGCCAAAGCAGCCGCATTGCTGAATTCCCCGGGGGGTCGGCTCTGAGCCCTTCAGTCAGCGAGTTGGAGACGACACGCCAG GCAGGAAAAATCATTGTTTTCTACAAGAGGAAGAGCGGCCACATCCTCTGGCGGTACCTGACCTGGGCTGTCATCTTG GGAATCTCAGCAGCCATCCTTTCTAAGTGCACACGAGACGGAGGATTTATACCTGTCAATAAAAACCTTTG GTCGCTGTCCTATGTGACGTGTACGGGCGCTCTGTCTTTCCTGCTGCTTGGAGGCATGTATTTCCTCATCGACGTCCGGGGCTGGTGGGGAGGACAGCCTTTCCTTTATCCAG GGATGAACTCCATCTTGGTGTACGTCGGACACTCCCTGCTGGGCTTCTACTTCCCGTTCAGCTGGAATATGCGTTTCCAGGACAGCCACTGGGAATTCCTGTTCCAGGGCGTGTGGGGAACGTCCCTGTGGGTGCTGGCCGCCTACCTGCTCTACAGGAAGGCCTTCTTCCTCAGAATATGA
- the LOC101155794 gene encoding heparan-alpha-glucosaminide N-acetyltransferase isoform X4: MHTPHPTEPNMSGSAVCVLTFGRGYMAVSGIKTSSRTGAFCSRNIMDSGRALCAVLAALLLISSGSAGTIQTALKINQALLTFHNQLTEEVQVSFTSDYCYKDGAPETAVVAADSRGTRPARLLSLDTFRGFALTVMVFVNYGGGGYWFFEHAPWNGLTVADLVMPWFVFIMGTSVVLAFSSMQRRGVGRRQLLGKITWRTVVLMLLGFCFLNYSPRDGPLSWSWLRIPGVLQRLAFTYFVLSLLQTFWGRKAIPESENHWWNPVQDVVLFWPQWLLIFLLETLWLCITFLMPVPNCPTGYLGAGGIGDHGLYPNCTGGAAGSIDRWMFGDNMYRYPTCKKLYRTEQPYDPEGVLGTINSIVMGFLGMQEAPASPCCGPSASQLPSVTPSGCCPDVSDGDGVTYNHLACGKPPCQSSRIAEFPGGSALSPSVSELETTRQAGKIIVFYKRKSGHILWRYLTWAVILGISAAILSKCTRDGGFIPVNKNLWSLSYVTCTGALSFLLLGGMYFLIDVRGWWGGQPFLYPGMNSILVYVGHSLLGFYFPFSWNMRFQDSHWEFLFQGVWGTSLWVLAAYLLYRKAFFLRI, encoded by the exons ATGCACACACCACATCCGACGGAGCCCAACATGAGCGGTTCTGCTGTGTGCGTTTTGACCTTTGGCCGCGGTTATATGGCTGTGAGCGGTATAAAGACGAGCTCCAGGACGGGCGCTTTCTGCTCCCGGAACATCATGGACTCCGGCAGAGCTCTGTGTGCCGTTCTGGCTGCGCTCCTCCTGATCTCCAGCGGCTCTGCAGGAACCATCCAAACAG CTCTGAAGATCAACCAGGCTTTGCTGACGTTTCACAATCAGCTGACTGAAGAAGTGCAGGTTTCCTTCACATCTGACTACTGCTACAAG GACGGAGCCCCTGAAACGGCGGTGGTGGCGGCGGACAGCAGAGGAACCCGGCCAGCACGCCTCCTCTCCCTGGACACTTTCCGAGG GTTTGCCCTCACCGTGATGGTGTTTGTGAACTACGGCGGTGGAGGTTACTGGTTCTTTGAGCACGCTCCCTGGAACG GTTTGACGGTGGCAGATCTGGTCATGCCGTG GTTTGTGTTTATCATGGGGACCTCGGTGGTTTTGGCTTTCAGCTCCATGCAGAGGCGAGGAGTCGGCCGCCGGCAGCTGCTGGGAAAGATCACCTGGAGAACAGTTGTGCTGATGCTGCTGGGCTTCTGCTTTCTCAACTATTCTCCAAGAGATGGACCAC TGTCCTGGTCCTGGCTGAGGATCCCTGGAGTGCTGCAGCGTCTGGCCTTCACCTACTTTGTTCTGTCTCTCCTGCAGACTTTTTGGGGCCGGAAAGCCATCCCAGAGAGTGAG AACCACTGGTGGAATCCCGTCCAGGATGTGGTCCTGTTTTGGCCGCAGTGGCTGCTGATCTTTCTGCTGGAGACTCTGTGGCTTTGCATCACGTTCCTCATGCCCGTGCCCAACTGTCCCAC AGGGTATCTGGGAGCAGGAGGAATCGGAGACCATGGCCTTTATCCAAACTGCactgggggggcagcaggatCCATCGACAGATGGATGTTTGGTGATAACATGTACAGATACCCCACCTGTAAA AAGCTGTATCGGACAGAGCAGCCTTACGATCCAGAGGGAGTTTTGGGAACCATCAACTCCATTGTGATGGGATTTCTGGGAATGCAG GAAGCTCCAGCTTCTCCTTGTTGTGGTCCTTCTGCCTCACAGCTGCCCTCCGTCACTCCTAGTGGCTGTTGCCCCGACGTCTCTGATGGCGACGGAGTCACTTATAACCATTTGGCCTGTGGGAAGCCGCCATGCCAAAGCAGCCGCATTGCTGAATTCCCCGGGGGGTCGGCTCTGAGCCCTTCAGTCAGCGAGTTGGAGACGACACGCCAG GCAGGAAAAATCATTGTTTTCTACAAGAGGAAGAGCGGCCACATCCTCTGGCGGTACCTGACCTGGGCTGTCATCTTG GGAATCTCAGCAGCCATCCTTTCTAAGTGCACACGAGACGGAGGATTTATACCTGTCAATAAAAACCTTTG GTCGCTGTCCTATGTGACGTGTACGGGCGCTCTGTCTTTCCTGCTGCTTGGAGGCATGTATTTCCTCATCGACGTCCGGGGCTGGTGGGGAGGACAGCCTTTCCTTTATCCAG GGATGAACTCCATCTTGGTGTACGTCGGACACTCCCTGCTGGGCTTCTACTTCCCGTTCAGCTGGAATATGCGTTTCCAGGACAGCCACTGGGAATTCCTGTTCCAGGGCGTGTGGGGAACGTCCCTGTGGGTGCTGGCCGCCTACCTGCTCTACAGGAAGGCCTTCTTCCTCAGAATATGA
- the pcbd1 gene encoding pterin-4-alpha-carbinolamine dehydratase, producing the protein MAGKIQSLTEEERAHVLPMLRSAQWVEVGGRDAIYKEFVFKDFNQAFGFMSRVALRAEKMDHHPEWFNVYNKVQITLSTHDCGGLSQRDVSLATFIDQVSLM; encoded by the exons ATG gctggtAAGATCCAGAGTCTGACGGAGGAGGAGAGGGCCCACGTCCTGCCGATGCTGCGCTCCGCTCAGTGGGTGGAGGTCGGGGGTCGGGACGCCATCTACAAAGAGTTTGTGTTCAAAGACTTCAACCAG GCGTTTGGTTTCATGTCCAGAGTGGCTTTGCGAGCAGAAAAGATGGACCACCACCCCGAGTGGTTCAACGTTTACAACAAG GTCCAGATCACGCTCAGCACTCACGACTGCGGGGGCCTGTCCCAGCGCGACGTCTCCTTGGCCACTTTCATCGACCAGGTTTCTCTGATGTGA